The genomic segment CAGATGCTATAATGATTGAGCTACATGTGGATGGAGACGGGAATCTGGGCCATTTCCATTAATAAGTTAAAGATCAAAAGCATTCTCAAGAGCTGTGATGGCAACTAAATAAAgactagagaaaaaaaaaagtggagatCATGCCAACCAGctggactgcagccagagactatGAATAAAACTAAAGCATAGATAAAAGCACAACTAGTGGAGATCATGCTGATCAGCTGGACCACATCCAGAGATGATGAATAAAACTAAAGAATAGAGAAAAGTACAAGCAGTGGAGATCATGCTGACCAGCTGGACCACAGCCAGAGACGATGAATAAAACTAAAGAATAGAGAAAAGCAGAAGCAGTGGAGATCATGCTGACCAGCTGGACCACAGCCAGAGACGATGAATAAAACTAAATAATAGAGAAAAGTACAAGCAGTGGAGATCATGCTGACCAGCTGGACCACAGCCAGAGACGATGAATAAAACTAAATAATAGAGAAAAGTACAAGCAGTGGAGATCATGCTGACCAGCTGGACCACAGCCAGAGACAATGAATAAAACTAAATAATAGAGAAAAGCACAAGCAGTGGAGATTATGCTGATCAGCTGGACCACAGCCAGAGATGATGAATAAAACTAAAGAATAGAGAAAAGCAGAAGCAGTGGAGATCATGCTGACCAGCTGGACCACAGCCAGAGACGATGAATAAAACTAAATAATAGAGAAAAGTACAAGCAGTGGAGATCATGCTGACCAGCTGGACCACAGCCAGGGATGATGAATAAAACTAAAGAATAGAGAAAAGCAGAAGCAGTGGAGATCATGCTGACCAGCTGGACCACAGCCAGAGACGATGAATAAAACTAAATAATAGAGAAAAGCAGAAGCAGTGGAGATCATGCTGACCAGCTGGACCACAGCCAGAGATGATGAATAAAACTAAAGAATAGAGAAAAGCAGAAGCAGTGGAGATCATGCTGACCAGCTGGACCACAGCCAGAGACGATGAATAAAACTAAATAATAGAGAAAAGCAGAAGCAGTGGAGATCATGCTGACCAGCTGGACCACAGCCAGAGATGATGAATAAAACTAAATAATAGAGAAAAGTACAAGCAGTGGAGATCATGCTGACCAGCTGGACCACAGCCAGGGATGATGAATAAAACTAAAGAATAGAGAAAAGCAGAAGCAGTGGAGATCATGCTGACCAGCTGGACCACAGCCAGAGACGATGAATAAAACTAAATAATAGAGAAAAGTACAAGCAGTGGAGATCATGCTGACCAGCTGGACCACAGCCAGAGACGATGAATAAAACTAAATAATAGAGAAAAGTACAAGCAGTGGAGATCATGCTGATCAGCTGGACCACAGCCAGAGATGATGAATAAAACTAAATAGCAGAGAAAAGTACAAGCAGTGGAGATCATGCCGACCAGATGCACTGCAGCCAGAGGTGATGAATATGCCCGGACTTTTGATATGCTGGAGAGGACTTCAGATAATCCAGGACTTTAGATTCCATTATAGAGCTTCTATGACTTAACAGGCAGGACAGATAACTCCCAGCATCTGTGATGTCACCCACAGGCATGAGGCCTAAACAGTTCCTAATGATCTTGCTATTCCAGGCATGAAAGGCAGTTGAAGACTTCTTGATGGACATTCAGTAAACCATTGAAGAAGTAACCGAAGATAATCAAACCTAAGAAGAACAAGGATAAAATGCATCAGTCATTCCTTTCTTATTGACTATGGATCTTGTAGTGTGGCCCCTTAGCACCTTACATACTTCCAACTTCACTTGAATTCTACTGTCCATAGCTGTCTGCTCTGTGTACATTTATCTGCTCAGTCTTCCCACTTATCACAAATCCCTAATTCTTTGCTTCGTACTTTTCTTCTTGCACTACTCAAGGAGAATTGTGCCCTGAATTGGGTAATATGATGGGTGATTCTTTTACACAAGCAGATCTATTCCCATCCACAATATGGTGGCACTTGTTTACTACATTCACCTGCTGCAATTATCAAGGCTGGGGTCCACACGAACGGTCGTTCACATGATCCTTCCTTCCCTTCTCCTATTTACACTGTGCTGCTGACCACAAATAACTTTTCTAACTTGTGACCAACCGACAAATGGATAAGTTGTAGTTTATCGTTTGCTCACTGGGCATGTTGGGGCAATGTTTGAGAATGAACATTGTAGGAAGAACATTAGTTCGGGTGATCATCACCCCCATGTAAAGGCTCTTATGTTCCTTCTCCACCTAAAGATGAAGCAGCAGAACCGAGACCTACACAAAGCAGGACCCAGCAATAGAAGGGGAGTTGTCCAGCAGAACCTCCTGTAGATGGTTGGTACCTAATCCTTTCTTCAACATCTTTTGAAGTTCATGCATTACTTACTAAAACCACTTGGACCAGAAGAATGAAGCAAGGTTGGTTAGGAGATCTTTTGCAGCAAGAAACGGTTTTTCTACGATGGCATCTGTCTTTTTTGTCACTGCTGGTGGTCTGGTGGTGGGATGCCCATGATTCGCATAGTCTACTAAACATGCAACATACATAGGACTGTTAGTCTTGTTAGTATTGGTTAGTACAGTCATGACTGAAGCGCCATCCCTGTGAAGGTATAATCATTAATGGGTCATACAGAGTTAGTCATGTCATAGTTCAGTGCAAGCACAGACACCTGGAAAGGTGATGGTTCATTTTCTAGTTCTGGACCTCTGGGAAGCCCTGAAGCTACATGCAATCTCCTCAGCTCACAGGGTAAAACTGTCACTTACCTGCTTAGTGGACATTTGTCTTTTGCTGATCCTTAATGTTGTTGAGCAGGGGGGAGGTACAGGCTGTAAACGCCTCTCTTGTACCCTAACTGTCTCCAAAGCTGCTGGAAGCTGGGCTTTACGAGAGATTTACTGATCTTCTGGCTTTGCTCATCATATCCTCCCAAAGATGAAATGTGATTTGTGCGATAAAGAGGAAACACCAGTTGAGACTTTGACCTGGGACATGGGTATAGACAAGGCCTAGGAGCTCGTGCAAGGTGCCAGCTCTGGACAGGACGACCAAAGTATGTCTGCACTGGAGGTCCATCACAGAgccaaagataaaaaaaaaaaatctgcagttaCTGAAGAGGATGAAATCAGTGAACTTGTCCTCAGCTAAATCTTCAGTATTTAATCACACAATGCTGTCTGCACATGCTATCACTAATAGATCAGAGGCCCTATAGACAGTCTAGTCTTCTCTATTCTGAACCAGTGGAAGAATAAGGTCCTTCCAGGGGAATAGGAAAGGTCCCTCAGGGATGAGAAAAGCAAAAACTCCAATTGTACAGAACTGGAGGAATCCCCAGTCAGGACGTGGAATGTATGCCCAGACAAGAAATGTCTGCCCAAAACCATGAGATTAGGAACAAGAAACAAATCAATGAAGAATGAAGAGAACAATGGTGCTGCCTCTGAGTAAAGATATACCAGTAATAACAACTACAGCCACGAACTTAAGAATAATGGGAGGTCAGCAGTAGATGATGGATGAATGGATGCAGGTGACAAGCACAGACATCAGGGATTACTTGATTTGTAGATTGCCTTAGATGATGGACAGATAATCAGAGATGATGGATGTATTTGGTGATTTGCAATGATGGATTTGCTATGTGGATGTCAGGGAGGAGGACTGGATGGATGAATGGATGATTGTTTGGAAGATCAGAGATGATTAATGGATGTTTGGAAAATCAACAATAATGGATGAGTGTATAGGTGACTTGCTGGATGGTTGGAAGATCATAGATGATAGGTCCTTAAAAGAAAAATGGATCCATgctgggaggctgattacaacggCAGAGTGGTGAGCTGATCACCTGCTTACGCCATATCCTACAtgatagatggatggcttgtcATGAGGATGATCACAGATGATCACAAAAATCATGATAGATAAACAGAGATGATGGTTGGTTGGATGATCAATCATGGTAGATGGTCAGAGCTGATCAATGAATTCATGGTTAGATGGATGAGCAGCAATGATGCATGGCTGGATGATCAGAGATTATGGAAAGTTTGCCATGTCGATGGTCAAAGATGATGAATAATCAGGGATAAAGGTTCGATGATCAGACATGATGGATAATCATGGGTGGATGATCACTAATGATGGATAGCACCTCATTTTGAATGTAGACAAGGAATAATCAGGACATCAACACTGTAGATCTGCTCCCAGAACTTGACTTTAATAAAGAGTTTCCAAATTGCAGGTCTAGAACATTTCACCTGACTATTGCTTCTGACTACCTCACTAGTACTGCATACTCCTGTCTGACaattgtgacatagcaaggggttttgtttgtgagggcaggtattttcctcccaacatgggcggctaggctgatttccagccagtccgggttttggcagcacctggttatcctttaaataggcagctgggctcagaatcagagtctctgtattgggatctgaggcatggtgccgtactagagggctgagagccgcgtgcggggaaacaggcccctaaagcctgctgtggatgcTGAAAGAACAAGATGACTGTTTTTgtgctttggactttcctttgtgtgaacgaacACTAAGATTGTCAatgttgctttattttttttctcctgtgtgaataaaccctgacgttttgttttacaaactgtttcttttgcctctgttctgcgtcttcttaccctgcctaccagagcgaatcctcacacGATCCATACCTGATTCTGGCTCCTCTGCCTACTCCATGGTACTTCACAGATTTATGCCTGTAGATTAGATATACACTGGATTGACTGTTGTGTGTACAGTATAGTAACTTCAGGCCTTGTGCTGCATACCTGACCACAGATAAATGATGGCAGCTGACCACCCCCCAAACTCCTCAAAAGTGTTTATGAAGGCTAAACCCTttgcctcctccagactcctctgccctGTCCACAGAGATCTCTCTGTACCCCTCCAGAACATTGTTGCCCTCCAGACTGTCCCCCTTCAGACTCCAATGTTCCACTACAGACTTCTCAGTCCTCTCCAGACCCCACTGCCCCATCTAGATTCCTGTGTCCCATTAAATATTTCTCAGTCCATTCCAGACCCATCTATCCCCTCCAGACTCATGTGTCCCAATAAAGATTTCTCAGTCCTCtcgagactcctctgtcccctccaagcTCTTCATTCCTCCTGTAGACTCCAATGTCCCACTAAAGatttctgtcccctccagacttctCTACCCCTCAAGACTCTTCTGCTCTTTCCAGACTCTTCTTCCCCCTTCAGACTCTTCTGCTCCCTCCAGACTCTTCCGCTTCCCCCAGACACTTCTTCCCCCTCCAGACTCTTCTTCCCCCTCCAGACTCTTCTTCCCCCTCCAGACTCTTCTTCCCCCTCCAGACTCTTCTTCCCCCTCTAGACTCTTCTGCCCCCTCTAGACTCTTCTGCCCCCTCCAGACTCTTCTGAAGTAACCCTCCATTCTCCTCAAGACCCATGATTTGGTCATGCTTCATGGAACTTTATCTGCTTTTATTACCCTTTGCTCTGTTCTACCCCTATAGTCCTAGTCTCTGTGAAGTGATCTGTGAAATTTGATTTGTCGTTTGTGAAGTCAAGAAATACAATCCATACATTGGGAGATTTTTCATCACCACCAGTTTCTGTATTGTGGTGAATGTGGTGTTAATCTGGGGTcatattcactataatgggatccgataGGTTTCCATTCGGAAACACACGACTACAACAGGCGATGAAATACAACTACGACAGGCAGTGAAACACAAACAACTACAACAGGTGCTGTAAAATGACTACAACAGGTGATGAAACACACACAACTATGATAGGAGGTGAAAAACATACAACTTGTGTCCCTGCTATTTCAGGACAGGTTCTTGGGATGTTGAGAGTCATGTTGAGAGTCATCTTACCTGCCAGGCCTGATTTATAATCCCGTCTCATGGAAGAGGACAATTGGGTTTTCCATTTGTTTGATGTTACATTCATGTTTTTCTGCTTCTGCTTTTTCTTTTCTGAAGGAGCCTTTGGTGACTGTTGGTCTTTCCGTCTCGCCTGATCTTGGCTGGTTACTGTGTCCACAATTTTCTCCTGGGGTTTGTCTACTAATACAGACATGTCATGTGTTTTCACTGGCTGTGTGGTGGTAACTTTAACTGTTACTGGGATTCTTTGTTTTTCTGTTGGTGTATCTGGTTCATCGTTGAAAAAAACTTTCTCAATGGCAGTCTTATCAATGTGGGGTGTAGCGGTCACTGGAAGAGATGGTCTCACAGAGACAGAAAGGTATTCTTGATCTGGAAAGGCAATGACTTGGCTGGTGGGTTGTACTGATGTCTCTTCTATGACATCTGGACTGGACTTTTCCACTCTCTGTGTTGTGATTATTTCTAGAGGTTCTGTGGTAGTCCGGGTGGACATTAAGTCCTGCACCATCTCTGATGGTGTTAATTTTAATTCCGACTCTAGGTTCAACTCTGCTTGTGTAGGTTCTGGAACCAGCTCTGATTTTGTTGCTTTTTGATCCATCTCTGGTTTTGTTGGTTCAGGGACCATGTCTGACTGTGCAGGTTCTGGGACCAGCTCTGATTTTGTTGTTTTTGAATCTAGCTTTGGTTGTGTTGGTTCTAGGTCCAGCTCTGATTGTGTATGTTCTGGTACCAGCTCTGACTGTGTAGATTCTAGAAACAACTGTGATATTGTTTTTGGATCCGGCTCTGGTTGTGTTGGTTCTAGGTCCAGCTCTGATTGTGTATGTTCTGGTACCAGCTCTGACTGTGTAGATTCTAGAAACAACTGTGATATTGTTTTTGGATCCGGCTCTGGTTGTGTTGGTTCTAGGTCCAGCTCTGATTGTGTATGTTCTGGTACCAGCTCTGACTGTGTAGATTCTAGAAACAACTGTGATATTGTTTTTGGATCCGGCTCTGGTTGTGTTGGTTCTAGGTCCAGCTCTGATTGTATAGGTTCTGGTACCAGCTCTGAATTTTTAGGTTCTAGGAACAGCTGTGATATTGTTTTTGAATCCAGCTCTGGTTGTGTTGGTTCTAGGTCCAGCTCTGATTGTGTATGTTCTGGTACTAGCTCTGACTGTGTAGGTTCTAGGAATAGCTGTGATATTATTTTTGGATCCAGCTCTGGTTTTGTTGGTTCTAGGTCCAGCTCTGATTGTGTAGGTTCTGGATAAGGCTGTGAATGTGTTGTGTCTGACGGAAATTCTGACAACGTTGTGCCCAGTTGAGCTGTGCTGGTTTCTTCCTGCTCTAAGCTTTCATCTGATCATGAATAAAAAGAGAATTTTCAGTTAATTTTTGGGGCAATTGACATATTGTATCTATGATCAAAACTTTTATCACCCAATCAGGATTAGCCTGAACCTTTGTCTACCTCCACTGGACCAGACGGTAAGTATTTGGATACTTCCCGATTGCGGTCCAGGAACACTTCAGATGACGTTGTTTGTATGATGGTCTCCGTTCCTTCATTGACTTGTGTAACCCCGGACTTGATGTCTTCTGTACGATCTTCTTCTGGGAATTGTGTCACCACTAACACTAAGCTCTCATTTGGTATCATGATCCCCAATCGAATCCTCATGGAAGGGATGTTCTTTCTAATTGAACCTGACATTGTAATTACACCAGGATTATCTTTTCTCCATGACTGCCTGTAGAGGAGAAGCCATTGGGCAAGAACACTGTGAAACTCACAGTTGTAGATGACATTGTATGTGGGCCTTGTGGGATCTGGCTTTTTTCCCTATAAAAACCAGAAGCTGCAGTCCAGTTGAAGactaaggcttgtttcacacttgcagtaagcagatccggcaggctgttctggatgGGAACAACCTGCCAGATCTTCTTACTAAAAATGTGAAACCGGGCTAAGCAGTTCAGAGGGACCAGGTTCTCAGTGATAATAGACCTGCCCTTCAGAAAGGAGAAGATTATCCAGGAGGACTGCAGTGAGAACCATCGCGAACGAGGAGAACAGGAAGAAGAGGCGCTTAGATGAAAAGACCTGAGCAAAGGGCAACAATCGAAGTTGaatcaaatggggtgaaattactAATGGGTGCTAAGTGGACACGAGCCTGCAGCAGCATAAGAGTTGCAGGGGCAGGGATAGGCTTATCAATAGACTGTCTTGTCAGAGTCTCATAGGGGCAATATTTCTGAAGCATGACCATGAACAGGTTAGAAGTCATTGTCCAATCCTCCCATCCACATCTCCATCTCGGAGGAGAGGACAGGAAGGACTCTACTGCAGTCCTGCTGACAAGTGGACTCCTCACTTATGTGGACATCAACACGAAATGTGTCCGGCACAATGCAACACTATAGAAGAAGCTGTAGAGAGCCTTCCGACCTGAGCATGATGTGCACGTCTTAGTGTATCAGAGTGCTCCCATAAAGTGTCAGAGTTCTCCTATAACTGGTGTCCGAGTGCTCCCATTAATGGTGTCCGATTGCCCCTATGTTCTGTTAGAATGATTCCTTAACCAGTGTCCTATAACCAGCATCAGATATGCCCTGTGAGGAATGTGGAATTATGATCTAATGCCAGCCATGATCTAATTCCAGCCATTTGCTGTGAGATAGCAGAGGGAGTGAACTCCGCAGGGGTCCTGGCTTCAAGCAGGCCACATGAGTACAATTCACACCCATGTAGGGGGTCTCAGCTATTCACCAGATCCCTCAAATCCATCAGACACCATGGAACTGGGGGttaataaggaattatgaattgcctgtccatcacaggcataaaccGGTTCCATATCTGCGACCCTGGGACCAAGACGGACATGCCCCTGGTCATAGTTTGGAGGTCGGATGCCGGGAAGGGGAGATGCAAAGATCTCCAAGAAGGAACTTAATAACAGCGCCATGTTTGGTCTCCACCTGTAGACAGAACCCAGGCGAATCCGTTTGTCCCAGAACCATCTACCTGTGACCTTCCGGTCTGGAGCTATGGGCAATAATGGATGTTGATGGTCTTTCtttgaagggggtcacatcgagtactgtgtttggagagaccgtgGACAAACTGCTGATATCACTgcccccatgtgactacagccaagCATTATAGCACCCCAGAATTCATTATAACCCAAAGGACAACTCGTCCATCTGGTAACTGACTCTTGCTCTCTTTAACTCTGTTGATtcataccacctgtatttgcacatccgaccactgtatatattctctgtgtatatcgtGTATTGTCTAGTGCgctcttaaggcaattaaatatataatttaatcttgtgctgttcttGTATCTCGGTCCACGAATTCCCACTTCCGTATTTTGGCATAGTTATACGCTACCACAGgtcggtttctcaccctatataatcccgatagcggaccgggcttatatcaaacgagaaactggtggcagtctacaaGGCTGGGAAagctctgtttcactggggcagtgaaaaggctcttcagcttgtcagggttgtgagcAAGTGTGGAGTTATGTCAGAGGTCGCGTGGACCACCGTCTCTCACATCCCTGTGCCCACGGGAggcgtctgtgtaaactgtatcaagctgaccttacatgctcccAGGGAGGGCATAACGTCACGTCTTGGAAACCAGTGACTAATCTCGTGAGCTTGACGTAGTTGAAGTCGGTGGGGCCGCGAGGCGCGGTATTCATCACATGCCCCCATAAATATTGTTGGAGCACCCCCAGAATCACAGTCAGAGTTCCCCCATACACAGTACCAGAGTGCCCCCTGGAACAATAGAGGGTAGATAGGTGAATCTGTGTGATTATTTACAGATTTGGGAGGTACAATCATTCATCTACAGGACTCTTTACATTGCTGACCATCGGTGATCTTGACCACCACACAAACAAGGAcaacaagtagcagcacactgctttATGCACAATGATACAGCAAACCTGGAAACATGAACAAGTGTGAACTGCACCACTGCTGCACCTAAAGAAATGGGGGTGGTCGCGCCCCCAAATATACAATGCAAAAGAGagttagaccagcacctccaaaccaCGTGAGaaagtgcactgagcttgcaggaAGTCCATACATACAGGAACTCCATACATAGAGTAAGTCCATACATACGAGAAGTCCTTACATAAAGTAAGTCCATACATACGGGAAGTCCATACATGCGGGAAGTCCATACATATGGGAAGTCCATACATAGAGTAAGTCTATACGTACAGGAACTCCATACATAGAGTAAGTCCATACATACGGGAAGTCCTTACATAAAGTAAGTCCATACATACGGGAAGTCCATACATGCGGGAAGTCTATACATATGGGAAGTCCATACGTACAGGAAGTCCATACATACGGGAAGTCCATACATACAGGAAGTCCATACATACAGGAAGTCCATACATACAGGAAGTCCATACATACAGGAAGTCCAGCAGTAATGGAGTTCACACGTATTCTTTGTTGTGTCTTTGTGCATGGGGCAGtatgctgctacttgtagtcttTGTTTGTGTTTGCACTGCAGCCATGGTAGCGGCAGAGAGAgaggcccaaggggaggtccagaATGGGATGGATGAAGTGGCTTAGATAGAGAGAGAAAAGGACAAAGTGGTCGAGAGAAAAAGAGGCCTGAGCAGAGGTCCAGAGAGCGGGACGAAGTGGCCTACAGACAAAGAGGCCCAAGGGAGCATCAGCGTAAAGTGAGGGGGTCCAATGTAGCACACTAGATGGTCAGAAGTGTGGAGGGCTCAGAGCACAATCAGAAACTGAGACCAGCCAGCCCCAGTATGGGTGAACAACTATGGTCGAGCAGAGTAGTTCTCAGGTCCTCCAGGCTTATTGTGTGCACTGTGGAGGAAAACTAGATGATGTACGTAGCAGAACTGCGCTGGATGCCTACATGAATGCTTAAGCAGGGATATGGTCCCTAGTGCCACCCTGTCGAGGTCAGCCCGGCCAGCAGGAACATCTCACTAGAATTTCCCCAAGTTTCTCCAGAAAGCATTCATCAGGTGATGTACCGATACAAGAGTTTGTGGTGTGGTGAAATAGCAACTGTTTATTCCCGAAGCAGTGGTGGGTTAAGACCAGCCTTAACCCATCACTGAAGGTCTGGCCATCTGTCATACCACCAAGAAAGGATGTTAGATGGAGGGTGGAGTGAGTGGCCGATTCCTCGTTCATCAAAAATCCACCAGTCTGTGAGTAGTCTGCTGTGTGAGCAAGACTAGGTCAAGAGAGGTTCAGTTCTTGAACATGGTGGAAAGTGAAGCACATCACTCATCAAAACTGTGTGG from the Bufo bufo chromosome 2, aBufBuf1.1, whole genome shotgun sequence genome contains:
- the LOC120990592 gene encoding peptidase inhibitor 16-like, yielding MQGPQYMLLCLVHLITALTDEEKKTIVEKHNFYRARAEPPAADMKALRWDQTLEDLAKSYAAKCIWDHNEERGFRGENLFIMSGSSLDVELGLADWHRERDYYNFTTEACQEGQMCGHYTQMVWGNSERVGCGENFCEKLEGFDETNMFLLVCNYEPPGNFQGEKPYTPGAFCSSCPSSHVCRESLCADESLEQEETSTAQLGTTLSEFPSDTTHSQPYPEPTQSELDLEPTKPELDPKIISQLFLEPTQSELVPEHTQSELDLEPTQPELDSKTISQLFLEPKNSELVPEPIQSELDLEPTQPEPDPKTISQLFLESTQSELVPEHTQSELDLEPTQPEPDPKTISQLFLESTQSELVPEHTQSELDLEPTQPEPDPKTISQLFLESTQSELVPEHTQSELDLEPTQPKLDSKTTKSELVPEPAQSDMVPEPTKPEMDQKATKSELVPEPTQAELNLESELKLTPSEMVQDLMSTRTTTEPLEIITTQRVEKSSPDVIEETSVQPTSQVIAFPDQEYLSVSVRPSLPVTATPHIDKTAIEKVFFNDEPDTPTEKQRIPVTVKVTTTQPVKTHDMSVLVDKPQEKIVDTVTSQDQARRKDQQSPKAPSEKKKQKQKNMNVTSNKWKTQLSSSMRRDYKSGLAVQTYFGRPVQSWHLARAPRPCLYPCPRSKSQLVFPLYRTNHISSLGGYDEQSQKISKSLVKPSFQQLWRQLGYKRGVYSLYLPPAQQH